CGCTGTCGAACAGGCGTGCCACTTCCGCACGATAAATGGGCTCAAGCTCCTCTTTCGCCAGGCTTACACCGCGCTCCCCGGCGATGACATCAATAATTTCGTATAACTTCATGCCCTTAAAGCGTTTAAAGACCTCTTCCAGATCCAGCGTGATGCCAAAAGCCTGAAACATATGCACATAGGCGCGGGAACAAATAACTTCACTATCGACCAGGGTGCCGTCACAGTCGAAAAAGATTGCATCAATGTGGGACATGCCATTTCCTGTTATTGCGAGTTTAACGTTTACTTAACGCAGATAGCGAAACGCAATCGTTGCCGTATAAGCAAATTCAATGAAAAAAAGTGTGTGATAACCGTCAATATTGTCTCATTTTGGTATAGGATAGCGACGAATTTTCCCTCCTATTCCGGAAATTGATAATGAGCCAACAACACACTACCCAGGCTTCGGGCCAGGGGTTGCTTGACCGCGTGTTTAAATTACGCGAGCACGGCACATCGGCACGCACCGAAGTGATCGCCGGTTTCACGACGTTTTTGACGATGGTGTATATCGTTTTTGTTAACCCCCAGATTCTGGGCGTCGCCGGGATGGATACCAGCGCAGTATTTGTGACCACCTGCCTGATTGCTGCGTTCGGCAGCATCCTGATGGGACTGGTAGCTAACCTGCCGGTTGCGCTGGCACCGGCAATGGGTCTGAACGCCTTCTTTGCGTTTGTGGTGGTTGGTGCCATGGGGCTTTCCTGGCAGATCGGCATGGGCGCAATCTTCTGGGGCGCGGTAGGTCTGTTGCTGCTGACCTTGTTCCGCGTTCGTTACTGGATGATCGCCAATATTCCGGTCAGTCTGCGCGTAGGTATCACCAGCGGTATCGGGCTATTTATTGGCATGATGGGGCTGAAAAACGCTGGCGTAATCGTGCCGAACAAAGAGACGCTGGTGAGTATCGGTAACCTGACTTCCCACAGCGTTCTGCTGGGCGTTCTTGGTTTCTTTATCATCGTTATTCTGGCGTCGCGCAATATTCACGCTGCTGTGCTGGTGTCGATTGTTGTTACTACACTGCTGGGCTGGCTGCTGGGCGATGTGCAGTATCACGGTATTGTTTCTGCGCCGCCGAGCGTGACAAGCGTTGTCGGTAATGTAGATCTGGCCGGTTCCTTTAATATTGGCCTGGCGGGTGTGATCTTCTCGTTTATGCTGGTAAACCTGTTTGACTCCTCCGGTACGCTGATCGGTGTGACCGATAAAGCCGGGCTGGTGGATGAAAGTGGTAAGTTCCCGCGCATGAAGCAGGCGCTGTTTGTCGACAGCATCTCCTCGGTGACTGGCGCTTTTATCGGTACCTCTTCTGTTACCGCGTATATCGAGTCTTCTTCTGGTGTTTCTGTCGGCGGCCGTACCGGTCTGACTGCGGTAGTGGTTGGCCTGCTGTTCCTGCTGGTGATCTTCCTGTCGCCGCTAGCGGGTATGGTGCCGGGCTATGCGGCTGCGGGCGCGCTGATCTATGTGGGCGTGCTGATGACCTCCAGCCTTGCGCGTGTGAAGTGGCATGATCTGACAGAAGCCGTACCGGCGTTTATCACTGCAGTAATGATGCCGTTCAGCTTCTCAATTACTGAAGGTATTGCGCTGGGCTTTATCTCTTACTGCGTGATGAAAATCGGTACTGGTCGCCTGCGCGATCTCAGCCCGTGCGTGATTGTGGTTGCGGTGCTGTTCCTGCTGAAAATCATCTTTATCGACGCGCATTAATGCTTTTCCCCTCTCGCGCTGCGGGAGGGGTTTTCATCACGGTTTGACGCGCTGAATATACTCGCCGAAAGCCGTAAGCTGGCCAGTCAGATGGTCAAGCGTGCTTTGATCGACCACTTCTCCCGTCTGTTGATCCACCTTGCTTTGAATTACCCCGCCCATAAACTCCGGTTTGTTCATGACCATCGCATCAAGGAACACCAGGATCTGACGCAGATGATACTGACAACGCGCGCCGCCAATCGCGCCCATTGAACTGGTCTGAATCAACACCGGCTTACCCGCCAGCGGCTGCTCTGGTACGCGAGACAACCAGTCAATCGCATTCTTCAGACCACCCGGCACCGAATAGTTATATTCCGGCGTCACAATCACTACGCCGTCAGCCGCACGGATATGTTCGGCAAGCTCCTGCACACTTTCCGGGAAACCTTCTTCTTGCTGAATATCGGCATCGTACAGCGGGATATTGGCAATCGAAGGCAGCGGAGTGATGTCCATGCCCGCTGGCGCAAGCTTAGGCAATGTGCGCGCGACCATGGCATTAAAAGAGCCTTTACGCAGGCTACCGAGCAGGGTCACAACCTTGAGTTCAACCGACATG
The Kosakonia oryzae genome window above contains:
- a CDS encoding NCS2 family permease — its product is MSQQHTTQASGQGLLDRVFKLREHGTSARTEVIAGFTTFLTMVYIVFVNPQILGVAGMDTSAVFVTTCLIAAFGSILMGLVANLPVALAPAMGLNAFFAFVVVGAMGLSWQIGMGAIFWGAVGLLLLTLFRVRYWMIANIPVSLRVGITSGIGLFIGMMGLKNAGVIVPNKETLVSIGNLTSHSVLLGVLGFFIIVILASRNIHAAVLVSIVVTTLLGWLLGDVQYHGIVSAPPSVTSVVGNVDLAGSFNIGLAGVIFSFMLVNLFDSSGTLIGVTDKAGLVDESGKFPRMKQALFVDSISSVTGAFIGTSSVTAYIESSSGVSVGGRTGLTAVVVGLLFLLVIFLSPLAGMVPGYAAAGALIYVGVLMTSSLARVKWHDLTEAVPAFITAVMMPFSFSITEGIALGFISYCVMKIGTGRLRDLSPCVIVVAVLFLLKIIFIDAH
- a CDS encoding NADPH-dependent FMN reductase, with amino-acid sequence MSVELKVVTLLGSLRKGSFNAMVARTLPKLAPAGMDITPLPSIANIPLYDADIQQEEGFPESVQELAEHIRAADGVVIVTPEYNYSVPGGLKNAIDWLSRVPEQPLAGKPVLIQTSSMGAIGGARCQYHLRQILVFLDAMVMNKPEFMGGVIQSKVDQQTGEVVDQSTLDHLTGQLTAFGEYIQRVKP